GAACCACTCGGCCTCGAGGTCCGTGTCGACGATCGTGTCGTAGACGTAGATCGTGGCCGCGCCGTTGCTCGACCCCGCAACGCCGAAGCGCCTCGGGCGATTCTTGTTCGCGGCGAAGAGCCGCAGAAGTCGATCATGCATTGCCACTCTCTCCGACATCGCGCGGTGCGCGGTACAGTTCGCCGATGATCTCGTCCGGCATGTTCTCGAGGTGGCGGATTTCGTCGGGCGTCATCCAGCCATCACCGCTCCCCGGTCCACCGAGCGCCGCCCGGTATGCCTCGGATCGCGCCTTCGAATCCCCGCGCATCAGTCCCTCGAGGTTGAACTCCACGAAGCCCGTCGCGCGCCGATAAAGCTTGCGGTTGATCTCCTGCTCGAACGCCCGACAGATCGGTGCGATCCGGTAGCGCACGAAGCCGATCGACATCTGCTCGAGACCCGTCCCCCAGGCCGTGCTTTTCTCGGTGTGCCCGATCATGTGCGGCGGGACGCCGAACAGGCGCGCGATGTCCTCGATCTGGAACCGCCGCGCGTCGAGCAGCTGCGCGTCTTCGGCCGACATCGACAGGCGCTCGACCTTCATTCCGTGCGTCAGCACCATCGGCCGCCACATCCCGCTGCGACCGCTGTGCTTCTCGTCAACCTGCTTCTTCAGCCGCGCGATCTCCTCCTCGGAGATGTCGCCCGGCGCGGCGAATGCGACCTGCGCCTGCAGCCCGCGTGAGAAGTACGCGCTCGAGAAGTCCGCCGCAGCCAGCGCGATCCCGCCCGCGTCGCCCAGCGCCGCCTTGATCGCCGACACCGACCGCAGGCCGTCGAAGCCGACCGAGGGGATGTGCAGCACGTCGGACCCGTCGTAGGGCACGACCCGCCCGT
The genomic region above belongs to Deltaproteobacteria bacterium and contains:
- a CDS encoding phage portal protein → TMAPCQTYRRIDERRREPVRGDLWWLLNEQPNLAMSAASFWRYMVSARMLHGDAFATITRRDRSPDVYGLVPRHPRAVEPVRGERGEIVYRVLEDDGRVVPYDGSDVLHIPSVGFDGLRSVSAIKAALGDAGGIALAAADFSSAYFSRGLQAQVAFAAPGDISEEEIARLKKQVDEKHSGRSGMWRPMVLTHGMKVERLSMSAEDAQLLDARRFQIEDIARLFGVPPHMIGHTEKSTAWGTGLEQMSIGFVRYRIAPICRAFEQEINRKLYRRATGFVEFNLEGLMRGDSKARSEAYRAALGGPGSGDGWMTPDEIRHLENMPDEIIGELYRAPRDVGESGNA